The following proteins are encoded in a genomic region of Variovorax paradoxus:
- a CDS encoding OmpA family protein, with the protein MQTQTMQTQTKNTPTLLALGATALATLVLVGCGSLHDERYNWCQGQNCALTPVVTPAPTPAPVPVPPAPTTRRVNLSTDALFKFDRSSAADMLPQGRGELDALARALQSQEMQVQSLTITGHTDRLGDEAYNDRLALRRANTVRDYLKSAGVRAPMEVQSRGEREPVTRDCQGTVRAPRLVACLQPDRRVVVDILGQAPGK; encoded by the coding sequence ATGCAAACGCAAACCATGCAAACGCAAACGAAGAACACGCCGACACTGCTCGCGCTCGGCGCCACGGCCCTCGCCACTCTCGTCCTGGTCGGCTGCGGCAGCCTGCATGACGAGCGCTACAACTGGTGCCAGGGGCAGAACTGCGCGCTCACGCCCGTCGTGACGCCGGCGCCCACCCCGGCGCCAGTGCCGGTGCCGCCGGCCCCGACGACGCGGCGGGTGAACCTGAGCACCGACGCGCTCTTCAAGTTCGATCGCTCGAGCGCGGCCGACATGCTGCCGCAGGGCCGCGGCGAGCTGGATGCGCTGGCCCGTGCGCTGCAAAGCCAGGAGATGCAGGTGCAGAGCCTGACGATCACCGGCCATACCGACCGCCTCGGCGACGAGGCCTACAACGACCGCCTGGCGCTCAGGCGCGCCAACACCGTGCGCGACTACCTGAAGTCCGCGGGCGTGCGCGCGCCGATGGAAGTGCAGTCGCGGGGTGAGCGGGAACCCGTGACGCGCGACTGCCAGGGCACGGTTCGCGCCCCGCGCCTGGTCGCCTGCCTGCAGCCGGACCGCCGGGTGGTGGTGGATATCCTGGGGCAGGCACCGGGGAAATAA